One Coleofasciculus chthonoplastes PCC 7420 genomic region harbors:
- a CDS encoding MlaE family lipid ABC transporter permease subunit, translating to MNETSSSSLGLWLQRLLAAILLGGQVIVHLLGGKIYRRNTLEQMAVVGPDSLTIALITATFIGAVFTIQVTREFINFGATTAIGGVLALALSRELAPVLTAVVIAGRVGSAFAAEIGTMRVTEQIDALYMLKTDPIDYLVIPRVIACILMLPLLTILSIILGMTGGVLIAVNLYNIPQSVFLDSARNFLGIWDLFTAMIKAAVFGMLIAVIGCSWGLTTSGGAKGVGQSTTTAVVTALLAIFITNFFLSWLMFQGTGSAVL from the coding sequence ATGAATGAAACCTCTTCCTCTAGCTTGGGATTGTGGCTCCAGCGCTTGCTAGCTGCCATTTTATTAGGCGGTCAAGTCATCGTTCATCTTCTCGGTGGCAAAATCTACCGACGCAATACCCTGGAGCAAATGGCAGTTGTTGGTCCTGATTCACTCACCATTGCCCTGATCACGGCTACTTTTATCGGTGCCGTGTTTACAATTCAGGTAACGCGAGAATTTATTAACTTTGGGGCAACTACAGCCATTGGAGGGGTTTTGGCACTGGCATTGAGCCGGGAACTTGCGCCTGTATTAACGGCTGTGGTGATTGCCGGACGAGTGGGTTCAGCATTTGCGGCTGAGATTGGCACAATGCGCGTGACTGAACAAATTGATGCACTTTATATGCTCAAAACCGATCCCATTGATTATTTGGTCATCCCTCGTGTCATTGCCTGCATTCTAATGCTGCCGTTATTGACAATTCTCTCAATTATTCTCGGCATGACGGGCGGCGTATTGATTGCTGTTAATCTTTACAATATTCCTCAATCTGTCTTTCTGGATTCCGCCCGGAATTTCCTGGGAATCTGGGATTTGTTTACGGCGATGATTAAAGCCGCTGTATTTGGGATGCTGATAGCCGTCATTGGCTGTAGCTGGGGATTAACCACTAGTGGTGGAGCCAAAGGAGTTGGTCAATCCACGACAACGGCAGTCGTCACGGCTTTACTGGCAATTTTCATCACTAACTTTTTTTTGTCGTGGCTGATGTTCCAAGGCACAGGCAGTGCAGTTCTGTAG
- a CDS encoding DUF3119 family protein yields MTSATSSSSSTQTIELAPSYAIPLVLVLGSIPIVLLQIWVGLLIALFGLFLMIQAVTIRLQFTETALDVYRSQTLIRRFPYKDWSNWRIFWSSFPILFYFKEVNSIHFLPILFDPKQLKRCLEERCPQS; encoded by the coding sequence GTGACCTCTGCTACTTCTTCATCTTCATCAACCCAAACCATCGAACTTGCCCCTAGCTACGCGATTCCTTTGGTATTGGTTCTGGGCAGTATACCGATTGTGCTGCTCCAAATTTGGGTCGGTTTACTCATTGCTCTTTTCGGGTTATTTTTAATGATTCAAGCGGTAACCATCCGTCTGCAATTTACCGAAACCGCATTGGATGTCTATCGTTCCCAGACTTTAATTCGCCGTTTTCCGTATAAAGACTGGTCAAATTGGCGGATATTCTGGTCATCGTTTCCAATCCTTTTCTATTTTAAGGAAGTGAATAGCATCCACTTCTTGCCAATTTTATTTGATCCCAAACAGCTTAAACGTTGCTTAGAGGAGCGCTGTCCCCAGAGTTGA
- a CDS encoding DUF3086 domain-containing protein gives MNSDEPQTQESNLEQQPISEEFDQDSPEQKPETERSEPLTNSSNQSDVTQPQADSSNALDLPAPDDSQMTPSRNQQETVANLTQTIADLEAQEQQLRQKIAQLQASQNQILSDQLTKTQATIQQMLQEGLSELDQRKQALLISVEQLERRRERIRTEMRTTFAGVSQELAIRVQGFKDYLVGSLQDLVVAAEELELAEPTAEFSQPRMDEPQPPVSSPTPKFAEQAFQDQIQQIRDIIDQYRKMPDYYGPPWQLRRTFEPIHAERVSNWFFSQGGRGAIRTIGSRLQNILVASAVMSVMRTLYGDRLRTLVLANTPERLGEWRRGLQDCLGIARSDFGPERGVVLFEEPSALVQKADRLMTQKQLPLIIVDETEDQISLSILQFPLWLAFAPDPQQLSNY, from the coding sequence ATGAATTCAGACGAACCACAAACCCAAGAATCCAATTTAGAACAACAACCAATCTCTGAGGAATTTGATCAAGACTCTCCAGAGCAAAAACCCGAAACAGAACGCTCTGAGCCGTTAACTAATTCATCTAACCAATCTGACGTGACACAACCCCAAGCTGACTCTTCAAATGCTTTAGACTTACCTGCGCCAGATGATAGTCAGATGACACCATCAAGAAACCAACAGGAAACCGTCGCGAATTTAACTCAAACGATCGCGGATCTTGAGGCGCAAGAACAACAGTTGAGGCAAAAAATTGCCCAGCTACAAGCCAGCCAAAATCAGATTTTATCTGACCAGTTAACCAAAACCCAAGCCACCATCCAACAAATGCTCCAAGAGGGGTTAAGCGAATTAGATCAGCGCAAGCAAGCCCTTTTAATTTCTGTGGAGCAACTAGAACGCCGCCGAGAACGCATTCGCACGGAAATGCGAACCACATTTGCTGGGGTATCTCAAGAATTGGCAATTCGGGTGCAGGGTTTTAAAGACTATTTGGTTGGCAGTTTACAAGACTTGGTTGTAGCGGCGGAAGAGTTAGAATTAGCCGAACCGACGGCAGAATTTTCCCAACCTAGGATGGATGAACCTCAGCCGCCAGTTTCTTCTCCTACACCCAAATTTGCTGAACAGGCGTTTCAGGATCAGATCCAGCAAATTCGGGACATTATTGACCAATACCGGAAAATGCCAGATTATTATGGTCCGCCTTGGCAATTGCGTCGCACGTTTGAGCCAATTCATGCGGAGCGAGTGTCCAATTGGTTTTTTAGTCAAGGGGGGCGTGGGGCGATTCGCACTATCGGTAGCCGCTTGCAAAATATTTTGGTCGCCTCCGCCGTGATGTCTGTTATGCGGACGCTTTACGGTGATAGACTACGAACCTTGGTTCTTGCCAATACCCCTGAACGGCTAGGAGAGTGGCGCAGAGGATTGCAGGATTGTCTGGGTATTGCCCGCAGTGATTTTGGTCCAGAACGGGGGGTCGTTTTATTTGAGGAACCATCCGCCCTCGTGCAAAAAGCCGATCGCTTAATGACCCAGAAGCAACTTCCTTTAATTATTGTAGATGAAACAGAAGACCAGATTAGCCTTTCAATTCTGCAATTTCCTCTCTGGTTAGCCTTTGCTCCCGATCCTCAGCAACTGAGTAATTACTAA
- the plsY gene encoding glycerol-3-phosphate 1-O-acyltransferase PlsY: MMRELSWIGLLLISAYLLGSIPTGYLAGRLVKGIDIREIGSGSTGATNVLRNLGKGPALVVLLVDAAKGVGAVALVHGFFALTGTSVIPDTWKPWLVAVVALAAMLGHSKSIWINFTGGKSAATGLGVLFAMSWFVALSVLIIFIGVVSISRIVSLGSIAAAIAVAVLMIVLAQPLPYQIFGIVAGLYVILRHRANIQRLLVGTEPRLGQSASAEMISS; the protein is encoded by the coding sequence ATGATGCGTGAGTTGAGTTGGATTGGGCTACTGCTGATCAGTGCTTACTTACTTGGCTCAATTCCAACTGGATATTTGGCAGGACGTCTGGTTAAAGGAATTGATATTCGGGAAATCGGTTCGGGATCAACGGGGGCGACCAATGTTTTGAGAAACCTGGGAAAAGGTCCAGCTTTAGTCGTTTTACTGGTTGATGCGGCGAAAGGAGTGGGTGCTGTTGCGTTGGTACATGGCTTCTTTGCCCTAACGGGAACATCGGTGATACCAGATACCTGGAAACCTTGGTTGGTGGCTGTTGTCGCTTTGGCGGCTATGTTGGGTCACAGTAAATCCATTTGGATTAACTTTACGGGAGGAAAATCAGCCGCTACAGGGTTAGGCGTCTTATTCGCTATGTCTTGGTTCGTCGCGCTGAGTGTATTGATAATCTTTATTGGGGTCGTCAGTATCTCGCGGATTGTTTCTCTGGGTTCGATTGCGGCGGCGATCGCGGTGGCTGTTTTGATGATAGTCTTAGCTCAACCATTGCCCTATCAGATATTTGGGATTGTGGCGGGACTATACGTTATCTTACGCCATCGAGCCAATATTCAGCGCCTACTTGTCGGTACTGAACCCCGTTTAGGACAATCTGCATCAGCGGAAATGATCAGCAGTTAA
- a CDS encoding pentapeptide repeat-containing protein has product MTSPTIKQVHNQAVSRSFSLRLNRALPMMTRRLAAVVLEVSLVTASAVIPYSIGEYAKDHSPAEPVPINPVVAATEEAIAKTLAYPRARLNRQVAPLTNLFWCGAIVMPITIVSWQLYQLGKTGQTTPKQWLKLRVVTPMGTPPGLIRAVWREAVGRWGLPLGTAYLLWRYTGAFPDFGILLGLAGVMLLIEHGSGWIHSRRRAFHDRMAGTYVVNASQGLASGSFNGWQTGRDHSVTLEFDNGWHQRSETSTHDQPNHPSVTTIVLTSQSSSRQAPHLWGWMRRHPGATLLILSFTGMASVLGTFVGTQVYIQRQANWREVNQQNNEVFLALVKQLSSTSATALEERQGAILALARLDDPRAVPFLVDLLGQENTPSLIDTLQQALVSKGGEALPPLQRLNQALQNDRDTLARRGTPGEQQLVALRQRATNRAIAKILTIYSSELHDADLSRTDLSQMDTRSVQFTLVLDNLDLAGLNFRSAILTGGSFQNSRFYGAGADQRWGTFDDWIADLSGAELKEADLTGANLNNVLMARTNLIRAILNRANLADSYLIGANFSSAQLIGADLTRAVLENASLTGANLGEVKASLVNLHGGSLGQVSAVGGDFSFADLTQSNWQGADLSGANFSHAKLQDADLSSTKLVKANLSQAQLQNAKLQNTNLSEVDLRGANLTGTDFLGAMFATAVPVKSDQFITQPPSAASGARVQGVNFARAKNLDTNQLQYICNHGGRHPECP; this is encoded by the coding sequence ATGACTAGCCCTACCATAAAACAAGTCCATAATCAAGCGGTTAGTCGATCATTTTCACTGCGACTTAATCGGGCATTGCCGATGATGACCCGGCGGTTGGCAGCCGTGGTTCTGGAAGTGTCGTTAGTGACGGCAAGTGCGGTCATTCCGTACAGTATCGGCGAGTATGCCAAAGACCATTCCCCGGCTGAACCCGTTCCTATCAACCCTGTCGTCGCAGCAACGGAAGAGGCGATCGCGAAAACCCTGGCATATCCACGAGCGCGATTAAATCGCCAGGTTGCACCCCTGACGAATTTGTTCTGGTGTGGGGCAATTGTTATGCCTATCACCATAGTTAGTTGGCAACTTTATCAATTGGGGAAAACAGGGCAAACCACCCCCAAACAGTGGTTAAAGCTGCGAGTGGTGACACCAATGGGAACACCACCGGGATTAATCCGGGCAGTTTGGCGTGAGGCAGTTGGGCGCTGGGGACTTCCTCTAGGTACAGCCTATTTGCTGTGGCGGTATACGGGCGCCTTTCCCGACTTTGGCATCTTATTAGGATTGGCGGGAGTCATGCTACTCATCGAACATGGCAGTGGCTGGATTCACTCACGACGCCGCGCCTTTCACGATCGCATGGCAGGTACTTATGTGGTGAATGCGTCTCAGGGATTGGCATCCGGCTCATTCAACGGCTGGCAGACAGGTCGAGATCACTCCGTTACCCTAGAATTTGACAACGGCTGGCATCAACGTAGCGAAACATCAACCCATGATCAGCCGAATCATCCCTCCGTAACCACCATCGTCCTCACCTCCCAATCCTCATCTCGACAAGCCCCCCATCTATGGGGGTGGATGCGCCGTCATCCTGGCGCAACCTTGCTAATTCTCTCGTTTACAGGAATGGCATCGGTTTTGGGGACTTTTGTCGGGACTCAGGTGTATATTCAACGTCAGGCAAATTGGCGAGAAGTTAATCAACAGAATAACGAAGTCTTTCTGGCACTGGTTAAGCAGTTGAGTTCCACCTCAGCCACCGCCCTAGAAGAACGACAAGGTGCAATTCTGGCGCTGGCAAGGCTGGATGATCCCCGTGCTGTGCCGTTTCTGGTGGATTTATTGGGACAGGAAAACACGCCGAGTCTGATTGATACCCTGCAGCAAGCGTTGGTGAGTAAAGGTGGTGAAGCCCTACCTCCCTTGCAACGGTTGAATCAGGCGCTACAAAATGATCGAGACACATTAGCCCGTCGGGGAACGCCAGGAGAGCAGCAGTTAGTCGCCTTGCGACAACGGGCAACCAATCGCGCGATCGCGAAAATTCTCACCATCTACAGTAGTGAACTGCACGACGCAGATTTGAGTCGCACTGACTTGAGTCAAATGGACACCCGTTCAGTTCAATTTACCTTAGTTTTGGATAACCTCGACCTAGCCGGACTTAATTTCCGTTCCGCCATCTTAACTGGGGGCAGTTTCCAAAACAGCCGTTTTTATGGGGCGGGTGCGGATCAACGCTGGGGTACATTTGATGATTGGATTGCCGATTTAAGTGGGGCTGAACTTAAGGAAGCTGATTTAACGGGGGCAAATTTAAACAATGTTTTGATGGCTCGCACAAATTTGATCCGGGCAATTCTGAATCGGGCAAATTTAGCTGATAGCTATCTCATTGGCGCGAACTTCAGCAGCGCTCAACTGATTGGTGCTGATTTAACGCGAGCCGTATTAGAAAATGCTAGCTTGACCGGGGCGAATTTAGGCGAGGTAAAGGCGTCTCTAGTGAATTTACATGGGGGAAGTCTCGGTCAAGTAAGTGCCGTTGGTGGAGATTTTAGCTTTGCGGATTTGACCCAATCCAATTGGCAAGGGGCGGATTTATCGGGAGCCAATTTCAGTCATGCGAAGTTACAGGATGCGGATTTGAGTTCGACGAAATTGGTTAAAGCAAATTTGAGTCAGGCTCAATTGCAAAATGCCAAGCTACAGAATACAAATTTGAGTGAGGTAGATTTACGCGGGGCGAATTTGACAGGAACGGATTTCCTAGGCGCTATGTTTGCCACAGCCGTGCCTGTTAAATCAGATCAGTTTATCACCCAACCTCCATCCGCCGCGTCGGGGGCGCGAGTACAGGGAGTGAATTTTGCCCGGGCGAAAAATTTAGATACCAATCAGTTGCAATATATCTGTAATCATGGGGGACGGCATCCGGAATGTCCTTAA
- a CDS encoding CobW family GTP-binding protein: MQSVTTQSVSDPTLDAPKHGLPVTIITGFLGSGKTTLLNHILSNQEGVKTAVLVNEFGEIGIDNELIVTTGDDMVELSNGCICCTINEDLVNAVYKVLERDDKVDYLVVETTGLADPLPVALTFLGTELRDMTRLDSIVTVVDCENFSLDLFNSEAAYSQIAYGDIILLNKIDLVDEGDVDALEVRIREIKDGARIIRTTQSQVPLPLILSVGLFESDQYFDESSDHDHEHHDHEHHHDHDCDHEHHDHHHHHDHDHSHHLENDGFTSISFQSDKPFNIRKFQYFLDNQLTTNIFRAKGILWFDESPNRHIFHLSGKRFNIEDDQWKGEKKNQLVLIGQDLDHDKLYKQLENCLCLPSVNRGKGFGA, encoded by the coding sequence ATGCAATCAGTCACAACTCAGTCTGTATCCGACCCAACCCTGGACGCTCCGAAACATGGCTTACCTGTCACGATTATTACCGGATTTCTCGGCAGTGGCAAAACGACGCTGCTTAATCATATCTTGAGCAACCAAGAAGGTGTCAAGACTGCCGTTTTAGTCAATGAGTTTGGCGAAATCGGCATTGATAATGAACTCATTGTTACCACCGGGGATGACATGGTGGAACTGAGTAATGGTTGTATTTGCTGCACCATTAATGAAGATTTAGTCAATGCCGTCTACAAGGTACTCGAACGGGATGACAAGGTGGATTATCTGGTGGTGGAAACCACTGGATTAGCCGATCCCCTACCCGTCGCCCTCACGTTTCTAGGAACCGAACTGCGAGACATGACGCGCCTCGATTCCATCGTTACCGTGGTAGACTGTGAGAATTTCAGTTTGGATCTATTCAATAGCGAAGCGGCATATAGCCAAATTGCTTACGGTGATATTATTCTGCTGAATAAAATCGATTTAGTTGATGAAGGTGATGTAGACGCCTTAGAGGTAAGAATTCGCGAAATTAAAGACGGGGCGAGGATTATTCGCACCACTCAATCCCAAGTGCCATTACCGCTGATTTTAAGTGTAGGATTGTTTGAGTCAGATCAGTATTTTGATGAGTCATCGGATCATGACCATGAACATCACGATCATGAGCATCACCATGACCATGATTGCGATCACGAACATCACGATCATCACCATCACCATGATCATGATCACTCCCATCACTTAGAAAATGATGGGTTTACCTCGATTTCCTTCCAGAGTGATAAACCCTTCAACATCCGGAAGTTTCAATATTTCCTGGACAATCAACTGACAACGAATATTTTCCGAGCTAAGGGAATTCTCTGGTTTGATGAAAGTCCAAACCGCCACATTTTCCACCTCAGTGGTAAGCGGTTTAATATTGAAGATGATCAGTGGAAAGGGGAAAAGAAAAATCAATTGGTGCTGATTGGTCAGGATTTAGACCATGATAAGTTGTACAAACAACTTGAAAATTGTCTCTGTTTACCCTCGGTAAATCGAGGTAAGGGATTTGGGGCTTGA
- the cysS gene encoding cysteine--tRNA ligase has protein sequence MTLTLYNTLTRRKEPFSPIEAGKVRMYCCGITAYDYCHLGHARTCIIWDTARRYLQWRGYDVNYVQNFTDIDDKILNRARQEGTSMEAVSERFIQAYFEDMARLNVDEADAYPRATHCLDGIKRLIYDLEQKNYAYPAAGDVYYAVRRFGEYGKLSGRKLEDLQAGASGRVEVADAEAGKKKDAFDFALWKGSKPGEPAWESPWGAGRPGWHIECSAMIRDNLGDTVDIHAGGSDLVFPHHENEIAQSEAVTGQPLARYWLHTGMVIVNGEKMSKSLGNFITIRDLLDRATDPMAVRLFVLQAQYRKPLDFTDEALAAATNGWHTLKDGLLFGDQYGEQLGWQDSDKRQTAVLERFQAAVDDDFNFAEGLAVLFELAKDLGREGNILVHEGKTRTSPQELEAQWQTLVELAQVFGLEVQGEEISQESTSGLSDAEIEALIQQRSSARKRKDFEMSDRIRDELKAQGITLIDQSGGVTRWHRN, from the coding sequence ATGACCCTAACCCTGTACAATACACTGACTCGTCGCAAAGAACCGTTTTCCCCGATAGAGGCGGGTAAGGTGCGGATGTATTGCTGCGGCATCACCGCTTATGACTATTGCCATTTGGGTCATGCTAGAACCTGCATTATCTGGGATACTGCCCGTCGTTATCTACAATGGCGCGGCTATGATGTGAACTACGTACAGAATTTTACCGATATCGACGATAAAATCCTGAATCGGGCGCGACAAGAGGGAACCTCGATGGAGGCTGTCTCGGAACGCTTCATTCAGGCGTATTTTGAGGATATGGCGCGGCTGAATGTGGATGAGGCGGATGCCTATCCCCGGGCGACGCATTGCCTGGATGGGATTAAGCGGCTAATTTATGACCTAGAACAAAAAAATTACGCCTACCCCGCCGCTGGAGATGTTTACTATGCTGTGCGTCGTTTTGGTGAGTATGGCAAGTTGTCGGGACGAAAGTTAGAGGATTTACAAGCGGGGGCGAGTGGGCGAGTTGAGGTAGCGGATGCTGAGGCAGGCAAGAAAAAAGATGCCTTTGATTTTGCCCTGTGGAAGGGTTCTAAGCCCGGAGAACCCGCCTGGGAATCGCCTTGGGGGGCGGGACGCCCTGGCTGGCATATTGAGTGTTCTGCGATGATTCGGGACAATTTGGGGGACACGGTGGATATTCATGCGGGTGGATCAGATTTGGTGTTTCCCCACCACGAGAATGAAATTGCCCAATCAGAAGCGGTGACGGGTCAACCCTTGGCGCGTTACTGGTTACATACGGGGATGGTGATTGTGAATGGGGAGAAGATGTCGAAATCCCTGGGGAATTTTATCACGATTCGGGATTTACTCGATCGCGCGACTGATCCGATGGCAGTACGGTTGTTTGTCCTCCAGGCACAGTATCGCAAACCCTTAGATTTTACCGATGAGGCGTTGGCGGCAGCGACGAATGGGTGGCATACGTTGAAAGATGGATTGCTGTTTGGGGATCAGTATGGTGAACAACTGGGGTGGCAAGACTCAGATAAACGGCAAACTGCTGTTTTAGAACGCTTCCAAGCTGCTGTTGATGATGATTTCAATTTTGCTGAAGGGTTAGCTGTATTATTTGAACTGGCAAAAGACTTGGGGCGTGAGGGGAATATTTTAGTGCATGAAGGGAAAACCCGGACATCGCCCCAGGAATTAGAGGCACAATGGCAGACATTGGTGGAATTGGCGCAGGTGTTTGGACTTGAGGTGCAAGGGGAGGAAATTAGTCAGGAATCGACAAGTGGGTTAAGTGATGCAGAAATTGAAGCGCTGATTCAGCAACGTAGTTCGGCGCGGAAACGGAAGGATTTTGAAATGAGCGATCGCATTCGGGATGAACTCAAAGCCCAAGGGATTACGCTGATTGATCAATCGGGTGGTGTGACTCGTTGGCATCGCAATTGA
- a CDS encoding mechanosensitive ion channel family protein, with protein MKILLNGSRRLSLVVFATGFLFLASPHRSVAQDEMVPIPADANSSLRSNPDSEVYFADILVRGRPVFQMGSLADLGARERAKIINRRVNSLLAQSETLGQVTVKPDDPRQVATLRLNNRVLMTVTQQDAQDFGLSVEALAERWAEQLNLAIKKPPLAIDVGQRLYGTVRQLLRDIITNLPSLLGAMVMVGITWGVAKGVRFIGFSWAQRTEGDRSTEILIGRLGYGGVWVLGSIITLGVLGLNFGALLGALGLTSVAIGFSLKDVLSNYISGVILLAARPFGINDQVVISDYEGTITQINLRATTMRTYDGRLVYIPNQEVFSASIINNTASPRRRSSVTVGIDYDADITQAKQVIQNALTSLSGIEKEPPPEILVMELAASTVNLEVRFWVDSRRLGFLTMTSQVCQRIKEALQAADIEMPTDIYTLLFRNSPLPTDTTGNSQSDNSDSELVLPHQNSANG; from the coding sequence ATGAAAATCCTACTTAACGGTTCACGTCGATTAAGCCTTGTCGTATTTGCTACTGGATTTCTTTTCCTAGCTAGTCCTCACCGGAGTGTCGCCCAAGACGAGATGGTTCCTATTCCCGCTGATGCGAATTCCTCCCTGAGAAGTAATCCCGATAGTGAAGTCTATTTTGCCGATATTTTAGTTAGAGGTAGACCTGTATTCCAAATGGGTAGCTTGGCGGATTTGGGCGCAAGAGAACGGGCAAAAATTATTAATCGGCGGGTTAACAGTCTTTTGGCACAATCAGAAACTTTAGGACAGGTAACTGTTAAACCGGATGACCCTCGTCAAGTGGCAACGTTGCGATTGAATAACCGAGTATTAATGACGGTTACTCAGCAAGATGCCCAAGACTTTGGTTTGTCTGTGGAAGCTTTAGCCGAGAGATGGGCAGAACAATTGAATCTGGCAATAAAAAAACCGCCCTTAGCGATTGATGTGGGACAGCGTCTCTATGGAACAGTGCGGCAACTTTTACGGGATATTATAACAAATCTCCCTTCTTTATTAGGGGCGATGGTTATGGTGGGGATTACCTGGGGAGTGGCGAAAGGAGTGCGATTTATTGGCTTTAGTTGGGCGCAACGGACAGAAGGCGATCGCAGTACGGAAATTCTGATTGGACGCTTGGGTTATGGTGGCGTCTGGGTACTGGGTTCAATCATTACTCTAGGTGTTTTGGGTTTAAATTTTGGGGCGTTATTAGGGGCATTAGGACTCACCAGTGTGGCGATTGGTTTCAGTCTTAAAGATGTCTTGAGTAATTATATCTCTGGGGTAATTTTACTTGCGGCTCGACCCTTTGGTATTAATGATCAGGTGGTAATTAGTGATTATGAGGGGACGATTACGCAGATTAACCTCCGGGCAACGACGATGAGAACCTATGATGGGCGGTTAGTTTATATTCCGAATCAGGAAGTATTCTCTGCCAGTATTATTAATAATACGGCTTCGCCGCGCCGTCGTAGTTCGGTCACAGTTGGTATTGACTATGATGCCGATATTACTCAGGCAAAACAAGTGATTCAAAATGCTCTCACTTCACTTTCTGGAATAGAAAAAGAACCGCCTCCAGAAATTTTGGTAATGGAATTAGCGGCGAGTACGGTGAATCTGGAAGTGCGGTTTTGGGTGGATTCGCGGCGATTAGGGTTTTTGACGATGACATCTCAAGTCTGTCAACGTATAAAAGAAGCACTGCAAGCGGCAGATATTGAGATGCCGACTGATATCTATACTTTGCTGTTCCGTAATTCTCCTTTACCAACGGATACAACAGGAAATTCTCAATCTGATAATTCGGATTCCGAGTTAGTTCTTCCTCATCAAAACTCAGCCAATGGATAA
- a CDS encoding group I truncated hemoglobin: MHTPPNLTLYEKLGGQPVVAQIVDDFYQRVLADDTVSHFFANTDMEKQRRHQTAFVSHALGGPNQYTGRSMEKAHAGLDLQPEHFDAIAKHLGESLDEYGLTQEEINSVLERISTLKEAVLYK, encoded by the coding sequence ATGCATACACCACCAAACCTAACCTTATACGAGAAGCTAGGCGGACAGCCAGTTGTTGCTCAAATTGTAGATGATTTTTACCAACGTGTGTTAGCAGATGATACCGTCAGTCACTTTTTTGCTAACACCGATATGGAAAAGCAACGGCGTCATCAAACCGCTTTTGTTTCCCATGCGTTGGGGGGTCCCAATCAATACACTGGACGCTCAATGGAAAAAGCCCACGCTGGATTAGACTTACAACCGGAACATTTTGATGCAATTGCCAAGCACTTGGGTGAGTCACTGGATGAGTATGGACTTACCCAAGAGGAAATCAACAGCGTACTTGAGCGCATCTCAACATTGAAAGAGGCGGTTTTGTACAAGTAA
- a CDS encoding Eco29kI family restriction endonuclease yields the protein MHYSLPPSETFTGAGLYLLYYTGNFPPYTAIAQANSHNLSTPIYAGKAVPSGWRHFISQVI from the coding sequence ATGCATTACAGCTTACCGCCATCAGAGACATTTACAGGTGCAGGACTTTACCTCCTGTACTACACAGGTAATTTTCCACCCTATACTGCGATCGCGCAAGCGAACAGCCATAACCTTTCCACACCAATTTATGCGGGGAAAGCGGTTCCGAGTGGTTGGCGACATTTTATATCACAAGTCATCTGA